Within the Ignavibacteriota bacterium genome, the region TGAAAGGAAAATAAATCTCAATGATTGGTCAAACAATTTCTCACTATAAAATACTTGAAAAACTTGGTGAAGGCGGAATGGGAGTTGTGTATAAAGCACAAGATACAACACTCGACCGCTTAGTTGCTTTAAAATTTCTTCCCCAGCATCTTTCCGAATCTCAGGAAAACAAAACACGGTTTATGCAGGAAGCAAAAGCGACTGCCGCTCTGAATCATCCCAATATTCTCAGCGTGTATGAAGTGATTGAATCGGACGGAACCATGTGCCTTGTTCTTGAACTTCTCGAAGGGCAAACGTTGAAATCGTATTTAACGAATCTCAAGGTCGGTCCCGGTGTTCCGGTTCAGCAGGCGTTGGCATGGACAATTCAACTTGCGAACGGATTGCAAGCAGCACACAATAAGAATATCATCCACAGAGATATTAAACCGCAGAACATTATGCTGAATGCGAGCGGTGTTCTCAAAATTATGGACTTCGGGCTTGCGAAACTGAAGAGCGCGCAATCAATTACAAGAACAGGAACATCTGTCGGTACGATTTCCTACATGTCGCCGGAACAAACACAAGGAGTTTCTGTTGACCACCGAACAGATATTTGGTCGCTCGGAGTTCTGTTATATGAAATGCTCACCGCTGAATTGCCATTCAAAGCCGAACATGAAGTCGGGCTTTCGTATCTCATCGTCAACGAAAACCCTGTACCGCCCAGTACGCTCGATTTAAAAATTCCCCATCGTGTTGATTCTATCGTCAACAAAATGATGGAGAAAGACCCGGCGAAACGTGTTCAAACAATGGCTGAAGTTGTTGCTTTGATAGAATCAGTTCAGAAAGAAATTGCGGCGGCAACGACTGCGGCAAAAACAAAAGCAATTGCCGTTCTTCCGTTTGATAATATCAGCCCGGAAAAAGAGAGTGAATATTTTTGTGACGGTCTCATGGGGGAACTCATTGCCAATTTGTCGAGACTAAAAGATATTCGTGTTGTTTCAAGAACCTCTTCGATGCAATACAAAGGAACGAAGAAAGATATTAAAACCATCGGGAGAGAACTCGATGCACGATACATCATTGAAGGGAACGTGAGAAAATTTCAGGACAACCTTCGTATTACCGCGCAGTTAATTGATGTTGAAACCGATGCGCAACTATGGGCAGAAACATACAAAGGGACGCTTGCGGATGTTTTTGATATTCAGGAAAAAGTATCGAAACAGATTGTTGATGCGCTTATGGTGAAACTAACTCCGAAGGAACAGGCGGTCCTTTCAAAGCGTTCAACGTTGGATGCGGAAGCGTTTGATTGTCATCTTCGTGCGAGGGATTTTCTCTATCGCAGAACAAAGAACAGTATTCAGTTCGCGATTCAACTCTTTCAAAAGGCAATTGAACTTGACCCGCGCTATGCATCTGCGTATGCCGGACTTGGAGAAGCGTATGCAACGCTTCATCATGATTTTGATACGAATGAAATTTGGTTGGATAAAGCGATTGAATCGAGTCTCAAAGCGTTAGTGTATGATTCGACACTCTCCGATGCGTATGCCGCGTTGGGGCTTGCATATTTTTCAAAAAAATCACTCGATGATGCACTTGAAGCAACACAAAAAGCAATTGAACTTGACCCGAATAATTTTGCCGGTTATTGGATTCTCGGCAGAATTTATCACACCATTGACCGTGACCGTGATGCTGTAACACTGTTTGAAAAGGCAATCGCTCTCAACCCGCATTTTCATTCTGCCTACGGAGATTTGAGAATGGTGTACGAACGACTCGGTGACAAAGAGAACTATCAAAAAATTCTTCACAGACTTCTTGAATTATTCCCCAAGTATTTATCGCAATACCCGGATGACGCGAGGTCGCGAATCTATTATGCAACAGACCTTGCACAGGTGGGAAGAAATGCAGAAGCGAAACAAGAAGCCGCCAAGGCATTAGCGCTCAGTCCGGACGACCCGCTGATGTTATACAACGCCGCGTGTTGTTACGCGAGAATGGGTGAGAACCGGCTTGCTGTTGATGCGTTGAAACATTCATTCGCCGCGGGTTTGGAAG harbors:
- a CDS encoding protein kinase yields the protein MIGQTISHYKILEKLGEGGMGVVYKAQDTTLDRLVALKFLPQHLSESQENKTRFMQEAKATAALNHPNILSVYEVIESDGTMCLVLELLEGQTLKSYLTNLKVGPGVPVQQALAWTIQLANGLQAAHNKNIIHRDIKPQNIMLNASGVLKIMDFGLAKLKSAQSITRTGTSVGTISYMSPEQTQGVSVDHRTDIWSLGVLLYEMLTAELPFKAEHEVGLSYLIVNENPVPPSTLDLKIPHRVDSIVNKMMEKDPAKRVQTMAEVVALIESVQKEIAAATTAAKTKAIAVLPFDNISPEKESEYFCDGLMGELIANLSRLKDIRVVSRTSSMQYKGTKKDIKTIGRELDARYIIEGNVRKFQDNLRITAQLIDVETDAQLWAETYKGTLADVFDIQEKVSKQIVDALMVKLTPKEQAVLSKRSTLDAEAFDCHLRARDFLYRRTKNSIQFAIQLFQKAIELDPRYASAYAGLGEAYATLHHDFDTNEIWLDKAIESSLKALVYDSTLSDAYAALGLAYFSKKSLDDALEATQKAIELDPNNFAGYWILGRIYHTIDRDRDAVTLFEKAIALNPHFHSAYGDLRMVYERLGDKENYQKILHRLLELFPKYLSQYPDDARSRIYYATDLAQVGRNAEAKQEAAKALALSPDDPLMLYNAACCYARMGENRLAVDALKHSFAAGLEDIEWTKRDPDLDAIRKEPEYIELMKGK